From one Lycium barbarum isolate Lr01 chromosome 6, ASM1917538v2, whole genome shotgun sequence genomic stretch:
- the LOC132646000 gene encoding deoxyuridine 5'-triphosphate nucleotidohydrolase — translation MAETQIKEPSPKIQKLDHTQNGNTPEIPFFRVKKLSENAVLPSRGSPLSAGYDLSSAAETKVPAKGKALVPTDLTIAVPQGTYARIAPRSGLAWKHSIDVGAGVIDADYRGPVGVVLFNHSDVDFEVKAGDRIAQLIIQKIVTPEVEEVDDLDATVRGSGGFGSTGV, via the exons ATGGCAGAAACACAAATCAAAGAGCCTTCTCCCAAGATTCAAAAATTGGACCACACCCAAAACGGCAATACCCCTGAAATCCCATTTTTCAGAGTCAAAAAGCTCTCTGAAAACGCTGTTTTGCCTTCCAGAGGCTCTCCTCTTTCTGCTGGTTATGATCTATCCAG TGCTGCAGAGACTAAAGTGCCTGCAAAAGGCAAGGCTCTAGTACCCACAGATCTCACTATTGCTGTTCCTCAAGGAACCTATGCTCGTATTG CGCCTCGATCTGGTCTGGCATGGAAGCATTCTATAGATGTTGGAGCTGGTGTTATAGATGCTGATTACAGAGGGCCGGTTGGAGTTGTTTTGTTCAACCATTCTGATGTTGATTTTGAAGTCAAGGCTGGTGACAGGATAGCTCAGCTTATTATTCAGAAAATTGTGACACCAGAAGTTGAGGAGGTTGATGATCTTGATGCAACTGTGAGGGGATCTGGTGGCTTTGGATCCACTGGAGTATAA